One window of the Pseudomonas lurida genome contains the following:
- a CDS encoding DUF2789 domain-containing protein, with protein MDAPIPTLETLFEQLGLDSTPDAIDAFIVAHPLPEDVKLIDAPFWSAQQASFLKEELRDDAEWAIAVDELNQRLHQAN; from the coding sequence ATGGATGCGCCAATTCCTACCCTCGAAACCCTATTTGAACAATTGGGCCTGGATTCAACCCCGGACGCCATCGACGCCTTTATCGTCGCCCACCCCTTGCCTGAAGATGTGAAGCTGATCGACGCCCCCTTCTGGTCCGCGCAACAAGCGAGCTTTCTCAAGGAAGAACTGCGCGATGACGCCGAATGGGCGATTGCCGTGGATGAGTTGAACCAACGTCTGCATCAAGCGAACTGA
- a CDS encoding ABC transporter substrate-binding protein has translation MKGLRTLLAASLATLGLSVATLPATAAEAPVHFADLNWESGSLITEVLRVIVEKGYDLPTDTLPGTTITLETALAKNDIQVIGEEWAGRSPVWVKAEAEGKVVGLGDTVKGATEGWWVPEYVVKGDPAKGIKPLAPELKSVKDLARYKDVFKDPESPGKGRFLNSPIGWTSEVVNKQKLKAYGLDGDYVNFRSGSGAALDAEIASSIRRGKPVLFYYWSPTPLMGRYKLIQLEEPPFDAEAWKTLTDADNPDPKPTRSLASKLSIGVSAPFQKEHPQIAQFFEKVEFPIEPLNKALATMSENHTAPREVAQAFLKEHPDVWKAWLTEDVAQKVEASLN, from the coding sequence ATGAAAGGATTGAGAACACTGTTGGCTGCGTCCCTGGCGACCCTGGGGCTTTCGGTGGCGACGTTGCCGGCTACCGCCGCCGAGGCACCGGTACATTTTGCCGACCTGAACTGGGAAAGCGGCAGCCTGATCACCGAAGTGCTGCGGGTCATTGTCGAGAAGGGCTACGACCTGCCTACCGATACCTTGCCAGGCACGACCATCACGCTGGAAACCGCCCTGGCGAAGAACGACATCCAGGTCATCGGTGAAGAGTGGGCCGGCCGCAGCCCGGTGTGGGTCAAGGCCGAGGCCGAAGGCAAGGTGGTGGGCCTGGGCGATACGGTCAAGGGCGCGACCGAAGGCTGGTGGGTGCCGGAATACGTGGTCAAGGGTGACCCCGCCAAAGGCATCAAGCCTCTGGCACCCGAACTCAAGAGCGTGAAGGACCTTGCGCGTTATAAAGACGTGTTCAAGGACCCGGAATCCCCGGGCAAGGGACGCTTCCTCAACAGCCCCATCGGCTGGACCTCGGAAGTCGTCAACAAGCAAAAGCTCAAGGCGTATGGCTTGGACGGCGACTACGTGAACTTTCGCAGCGGCTCGGGTGCGGCACTGGATGCCGAGATCGCCTCGTCGATCCGCCGAGGCAAACCGGTGTTGTTCTACTACTGGTCGCCGACGCCCCTGATGGGGCGCTACAAACTCATCCAGTTGGAAGAGCCGCCGTTTGACGCCGAGGCCTGGAAAACCCTGACGGATGCGGATAATCCTGATCCGAAGCCGACACGGTCGTTGGCGTCCAAGTTGAGTATTGGCGTCTCTGCGCCGTTCCAGAAGGAACATCCGCAGATTGCCCAGTTCTTTGAGAAGGTCGAGTTTCCCATTGAACCGTTGAATAAAGCCTTGGCGACCATGAGCGAAAATCACACCGCGCCACGTGAGGTGGCCCAAGCGTTTCTCAAGGAGCATCCGGACGTGTGGAAGGCTTGGTTAACCGAAGACGTGGCGCAGAAGGTTGAAGCCAGCCTGAATTAG
- a CDS encoding TonB-dependent receptor: MKHLPLLAGAFVCLPVCAWALELAPTTIDGDQADEPGLTLDQSSGMASRLGLSVRETPASVAIANRNDIERHGAKTFRDAANTLPGVNASAPPGFGGFVSYRGFTSSQITQMFNGINVATGLARPVDAWIYDRVELVGGPSSLINGAGSVGGSLNYVTKLATREEQAAEGQLTYGSYDTAGMAFGVNHALTEPGADVQHYARLDVSRNTNHSYIDRDQREAWSLAFSLLSDLTPNLSHTLALEYQDEHEDSPYWGTPVLNPKAGELKIDKHNRFNNYNVADGRYEQRTIWARSIIDYRINDSTTLKNTLYHLDSQRDYRNLETYQYNADNSAVNRSTAYQVRHQGEQNGNQFELRHDDSLFGLSTTWSGGFEYKVNSTTNTPLNVPGNSTVDPGNFDPGHFYDIPRTRESFSKDKTSEVTTKALFVENRLGLTDKLSLLTGLRYDAIDLDVTNHRVVTATNPRHFKRSWEPVTGRVGLTYQFIPSANVYVQYSTAAEQPNTTTQVFDVSTGKQWEVGSKFDYLDGRGSATVAAYKIERKDFAVTDPQDPTNSIPVGAQSSRGIELASSLRITPRLLAEGNFAWVDAEYEDFNEKIASGAVVSRKGNTPTNVPKRVGNLWLTYDFAEDWQGGVDARYVAEVYADNANTQTVPAYTLFGTFLRYKVDSHTSVTGRVRNLTNEVYAEFAHVSPAYYLGSPRTFEVAVQTRF; this comes from the coding sequence ATGAAACATCTACCCCTGTTGGCGGGCGCGTTCGTCTGCCTGCCGGTCTGCGCCTGGGCCCTTGAGTTAGCCCCGACAACCATTGATGGCGACCAAGCGGACGAACCCGGCCTGACCCTGGACCAATCCAGCGGCATGGCGTCGCGATTGGGCCTGAGCGTGCGGGAAACCCCCGCGTCGGTGGCCATCGCCAATCGCAATGACATCGAGCGCCACGGTGCCAAGACCTTCCGCGATGCGGCCAATACCCTGCCCGGGGTCAACGCCAGCGCACCGCCAGGGTTTGGCGGGTTTGTCTCCTACCGTGGCTTTACGAGCAGCCAGATCACCCAGATGTTCAACGGTATCAACGTCGCCACTGGCCTGGCTCGGCCAGTGGATGCATGGATCTATGACCGGGTGGAATTGGTGGGCGGACCCTCCTCGCTGATCAACGGTGCAGGTTCAGTGGGCGGTTCGCTCAACTACGTGACCAAGCTGGCCACCCGCGAGGAACAGGCTGCCGAAGGCCAACTCACCTATGGCAGCTATGACACCGCTGGCATGGCCTTCGGTGTCAATCATGCCCTGACTGAACCTGGCGCCGACGTGCAGCATTACGCACGCCTGGATGTAAGCCGCAACACCAACCACAGCTACATCGACCGCGACCAGCGCGAGGCGTGGAGCCTGGCGTTTTCCCTGCTCAGTGACCTTACCCCGAACCTGTCCCACACCCTGGCGCTGGAGTACCAGGACGAGCATGAAGACAGTCCCTACTGGGGCACGCCGGTGCTCAACCCCAAGGCGGGCGAACTGAAGATCGACAAGCACAACCGCTTCAACAACTACAACGTCGCCGACGGCCGCTACGAGCAACGGACGATCTGGGCGCGCTCGATCATTGATTACCGAATCAACGACAGCACCACGCTGAAAAACACCCTCTACCACCTCGACAGCCAGCGCGATTACCGCAACCTGGAAACCTACCAATACAACGCCGACAACAGCGCAGTGAACCGCTCGACGGCCTACCAAGTGCGCCATCAGGGCGAGCAGAACGGCAACCAGTTCGAGCTGCGCCATGACGACAGCCTCTTTGGCCTGTCGACCACCTGGTCCGGCGGTTTCGAATACAAGGTCAACAGCACCACCAACACCCCGCTGAATGTGCCAGGCAACAGCACGGTGGATCCAGGCAACTTCGACCCCGGGCACTTCTACGACATCCCTCGAACCCGGGAAAGCTTCAGCAAGGACAAGACCAGCGAAGTCACCACCAAGGCCTTGTTCGTGGAAAACCGCCTGGGCCTCACGGATAAACTCTCGCTGCTCACCGGCCTGCGGTATGACGCCATCGACCTGGACGTGACCAACCACCGCGTCGTCACGGCCACCAACCCACGCCACTTCAAGCGCAGCTGGGAACCGGTGACCGGCCGCGTGGGCCTGACCTATCAGTTCATCCCGTCGGCCAATGTGTATGTGCAGTACAGCACCGCCGCCGAGCAACCGAATACCACTACGCAAGTGTTTGATGTCTCGACGGGCAAACAGTGGGAAGTGGGCAGCAAGTTTGATTACCTGGACGGCCGTGGCTCCGCCACCGTTGCCGCCTACAAGATCGAGCGCAAGGACTTTGCCGTCACTGACCCGCAAGACCCGACCAACAGCATCCCGGTCGGCGCGCAGTCATCCAGGGGTATCGAGTTGGCCAGTTCGTTGCGCATCACGCCAAGGCTGTTGGCAGAAGGTAACTTCGCCTGGGTCGACGCCGAATACGAAGACTTCAATGAGAAAATCGCCAGTGGCGCGGTGGTCTCGCGCAAGGGCAATACACCGACCAACGTGCCCAAGCGAGTGGGCAACCTGTGGCTGACGTATGATTTCGCCGAGGACTGGCAAGGTGGGGTCGATGCGCGGTATGTGGCCGAGGTGTATGCGGACAATGCCAACACCCAGACGGTGCCGGCCTACACGCTGTTCGGGACGTTCCTGCGCTACAAGGTGGACTCGCACACCTCGGTGACGGGCCGGGTGCGCAACTTGACGAATGAGGTGTATGCCGAGTTTGCTCACGTATCGCCGGCGTATTACCTGGGCTCGCCACGCACCTTTGAGGTGGCGGTACAAACTCGGTTCTGA